Below is a genomic region from Nocardioides panacis.
GAGAAGCAGCAGGTCTCGGTGCTGGCCGAGCGCATCGACGAGCTGCTCGACGAGCTGATCTCCTCCACCGACGCGGAGGCCGCCATCCCCGCGATGCCGCCGGTCGCGCTGGAGGACAACGGTCCCCTCGAGCAGCCGATCGTCGAGGAGTTCCGGGCCGGCACGATGACGCTGTCGTGGGACTCCGCCGACGAGCGGATCGTCGTCGAGGTGTTCCCGTTCAACGACGCCACCGTGGTCGAGCCGGGCACCCCCGAGGAGGAGATCGAGGAGCCCGAGCCCGAGGAGGTGCTCGTCGTGCGGCTGCCCGCCGGGCTGGCGCGGGCGTTCAGCAAGCGCG
It encodes:
- a CDS encoding DUF3090 domain-containing protein encodes the protein MASVIHSFDPPERFVAGTVGPPGQRTFFLQARTGARVTSVALEKQQVSVLAERIDELLDELISSTDAEAAIPAMPPVALEDNGPLEQPIVEEFRAGTMTLSWDSADERIVVEVFPFNDATVVEPGTPEEEIEEPEPEEVLVVRLPAGLARAFSKRAQAVVGAGREPCPFCGGPLDPSGHLCPRANGFRRTTVEPDA